In Fusarium musae strain F31 chromosome 7, whole genome shotgun sequence, a single window of DNA contains:
- a CDS encoding hypothetical protein (EggNog:ENOG41), translated as MVAQIFKNRIIAAAGPLPGQLTVENLKRWISLRKGVFIDDFDETVTHLLCTKEQFDKKLPKVRKALKLGKGIHIVHCDWFEYSTVNNKKLPEADYSMRSLIAKENAKKRERSRVEKGKRNAEKFVDTNRFHLYRDRLNFVYQVDITRDDEFTGEFGQKYSLCLWESNAKPHLYWFTAKFLKQRGSSQPMYHRPSPHEGKWRAEMELFMDFFKKKTGIAWEDRVSLAQTMPSSYFQYEPPSRGKPIGRRLKHDIEYCRNINASIRGLPWPPPKEEERKTDSAEDESDDGPIALEEEEDEVMASPSDSPRAPAEESGPDPKKLGDDNEMASDPDAEKLTEENESCSILGASRDCREKIPPSDFEYSQDEKASTTNSETIDGEKKAESPPESEKVEEADKSTDVFMDCAETKSALATPASSIDEKEFSHAVDEDVAVVPGDVGEMGISFEFETRESL; from the exons ATGGTTGCTcagatcttcaagaaccGTATAATTGCAGCTGCAGGGCCTCTCCCTGGTCAGTTGACAGTGGAAAACCTGAAGCGATGGATCTCACTTCGCAAAGGCGTCTTTATCGACGACTTTGACGAGACTGTCACTCATCTCCTCTGCACCAAGGAACAGTTCGATAAGAAACTTCCCAAAG tcAGAAAGGCATTAAAACTTGGAAAGGGCATTCACATTGTTCATTGTGACTGGTTCGAGTACTCGAcagtcaacaacaagaaattGCCTGAAGCGGACTATTCCATGAGAAGTCTCATCGCAAAGGAAAAtgcaaagaagagagaaaggtCTCGGGTCGAGAAGGGTAAAAGGAACGCAGAGAAATTTGTTGACACAA ACCGCTTCCACCTCTATCGAGACCGTCTCAACTTTGTCTACCAGGTCGACATCACtcgagatgatgagttcACAGGCGAGTTCGGACAGAAGTACTCTCTTTGC TTATGGGAGTCCAACGCCAAACCTCACTTATACTGGTTCACGGCAAAATTCCTGAAGCAAAGGGGTAGCTCGCAGCCCATGTATCACCGCCCTAGTCCTCACGAGGGGAAATGGAGGGCGGAGATGGAGCTGTTTATGGACTTCTTCAAAAAGAAGACTGGGATCGCTTGGGAAGATCGGGTGTCACTAGCCCAAACAATGCCCAGTTCATATTTTCAGTACGAGCCTCCG TCCAGAGGAAAACCCATTGGGAGACGTCTAAAGCACGACATCGAGTATTGTCGAAATATCAATGCTTCTATTCGTGGATTACCGTGGCCTCCCCCtaaggaagaggagcgtAAGACTGACTCGGCTGAAGATGAGTCTGATGATGGCCCAATAgcccttgaagaagaagaggacgaagtGATGGCTTCACCTTCCGATTCCCCTCGCGCTCCGGCGGAAGAATCTGGCCCAGATCCGAAGAAGCTTGGAGACGACAATGAAATGGCTTCTGAtcctgatgctgagaagcttACAGAAGAAAACGAATCCTGCTCCATCTTGGGGGCCTCTCGGGACTGCAGGGAAAAGATTCCACCTTCTGATTTTGAGTATTCTCAAGACGAAAAGGCAAGTACTACTAATTCTGAGACTATTGACGGCGAAAAGAAAGCCGAATCACCTCCTGAGTCTGAAAAGGTTGAGGAAGCAGACAAATCGACTGATGTCTTTATGGATTGTGCAGAGACCAAGAGTGCTCTTGCTACTCCAGCCTCTTCTATTGATGAGAAAGAATTCTCACATGCAGTAGATGAGGATGTCGCCGTGGTTCCTGGTGATGTGGGTGAAATGGGAATCTCCTTTGAATTCGAGACACGAGAGTCCCTTTAG
- the CWC21 gene encoding RNA-splicing factor — MSDNVGLNTPRGSGTSGYVQRNLAQIKPRDYGAPYPKDLDSLRHKQRQPDKGILEHDRKREVEVKVFDLRDKLEEEEVDEDEIDRRCDELRQKLLAEMNSGRRGGQRKTFKQHQVHEMADAKIKESERLRKALKISADYEEGGHWKRQEERLRSALEKDEEQGEGDDDRKSEPRD, encoded by the exons ATGTCTGATAATGTTGGTCTCAACACTCCCCGAGGCAGTGGCACCTCGGGCTACGTCCAACGCAACCTTGCCCAGATCAAGCCTCGCGACTACGGCGCTCCTTATCCCAAAGACCTCGATAGCTTGCGACACAAGCAACGCCAGCCAGATAAGGGAATCCTGGAGCATGACCGCAAGCGTGAGGTCGAAGTTAAGGTCTTTGACTTGAGGGacaagcttgaagaagaaga GGTcgacgaagatgagatcGATAGGCGATGCGACGAGCTCCGACAAAAACTCCTTGCCGAGATGAATTCTGGGAGGAGAGGCGGTCAAAGAAAGACATTCAAGCAACACCAGGTTCACGAGATGGCcgatgccaagatcaaggagagcGAACGACTACGGAAAGCATTGAAGATCAGCGCAGACTATGAAGAGGGAGGTCATTGGAAGCGACAAGAAGAGAGGCTGCGCAGTGCTTTGGAGAAGGACGAGGAGCAAGGTGAAGGTGACGACGATAGGAAAAGTGAGCCAAGAGACTAG
- a CDS encoding hypothetical protein (EggNog:ENOG41~BUSCO:EOG09264WF4), with amino-acid sequence MPHVPASAEANSQGDAPELVFPPVTKDHIQNCSYDSWFPKYRSSCLKSRIIALPPSFVEYIHEDGIVLADDDDENQDEPEEWHASSNTSARPQIKDPDSSDDEEDEPERLPPNQRFPETHNLIKEKIAELGGSVAPKLNWSSPKDAKWISPHQNTLKCTTPNDIYLLLKSSSFVSHDLDHAFEDCTPRPPTKPYAPILVLRPFFTPHVALEFRCFVKHRTLIGITQRDLNHYDFLEQIRPQLWRKIKTFFREKLRFTFPDASFVFDVYIPENSFEKDGLGKVRLMDINPWAPRTDSLLFGWQELLEMDVKNPLYGTSSNEAGADVSGDDTVTEGEDEDDDIEYRPEMSPEFRIIEKDDPAAYNFSSPQYSAHKLPKEVVDASMGGQGGLMEFAMQWKEITEGRGDGIWEQAAGARQ; translated from the coding sequence ATGCCTCACGTTCCCGCTTCAGCTGAAGCTAACAGCCAAGGCGATGCGCCTGAGCTCGTTTTCCCACCAGTCACCAAAGATCACATCCAAAACTGCTCCTACGACTCCTGGTTTCCCAAGTACCGAAGCTCGTGTCTCAAATCTCGCATAATAGCACTGCCGCCTTCATTCGTCGAGTATATCCATGAAGACGGTATAGTTCttgcagatgatgacgacgagaatCAAGACGAGCCTGAAGAGTGGCATGCATCATCCAATACATCTGCAAGACCTCAAATTAAGGATCCTGACTCGtcagatgacgaagaagacgaacCTGAAAGGCTCCCTCCTAACCAGAGATTCCCGGAGACTcacaatctcatcaaagaGAAGATTGCAGAATTAGGTGGCTCAGTTGCGCCCAAGTTGAACTGGTCTTCACCAAAGGATGCCAAGTGGATTTCGCCTCACCAAAATACACTCAAGTGCACAACTCCAAACGACATATACCTACTCCTCAAGTCATCTTCTTTTGTTTCTCACGATCTCGATCACGCCTTTGAAGACTGCACTCCGAGACCTCCGACCAAACCATATGCGCCCATTCTTGTTTTGAGACCATTCTTCACCCCTCATGTGGCCCTCGAATTTCGATGTTTCGTCAAGCACAGAACTCTCATTGGCATCACACAGCGAGATCTCAATCATTATGATTTCTTAGAGCAGATTCGACCTCAGCTGTGGCGTAAGATCAAGACATTCTTCCGAGAGAAACTGAGGTTCACATTTCCTGACGCCAGCTTCGTCTTTGATGTTTATATTCCCGAGAACTCCTTTGAGAAAGATGGACTTGGGAAAGTCAGGTTAATGGACATAAACCCATGGGCTCCTAGAACAGACAGTCTCCTTTTTGGCTGgcaagagcttcttgagatggatgtCAAGAACCCCCTCTATGGAACCTCAAGCAATGAGGCCGGTGCGGATGTCAGCGGCGATGACACAGTCACAGAGggtgaggacgaggatgacgatattGAGTACCGGCCTGAGATGAGCCCTGAATTCCGGATAATAGAAAAGGATGACCCAGCTGCGTACAACTTTAGTAGCCCACAATATTCAGCGCACAAGCTACCAAAAGAGGTAGTAGATGCAAGCATGGGTGGCCAGGGAGGGTTGATGGAGTTTGCGATGCAGTGGAAGGAAATCACCGAGGGACGAGGAGATGGAATTTGGGAACAGGCAGCTGGTGCTAGGCAATAA
- a CDS encoding hypothetical protein (EggNog:ENOG41) gives MGKMKAARTSRRHTPLSNTGGTRSSNRIAAKKETKGTKQAGPSQKRAPPAPRDRSSSQETLKNSSDSSQEPPFSSFSSYNTNDSHPAEQVQGSPALAHRNPQVHGTVATSSGPSNNAAGTLTAGDVALEIYGNRIVIDSTLGKKLAGEASLRPIRQRRSDMVLNMERRSNVEAFLAHLTGVQVSRSCKNCSKGHGPWSECIIYDGQMCGSCTNCWFNASGSRCTFHENNQNSIYAPAPLYHPQSAGMPTQPFQYAQLNPLALPQGILPMNPGAAVSVYVDPQMRNQFAMNMIQALGLGSGR, from the exons ATGGGTAAAATGAAGGCTGCGCGCACTTCGCGCCGACACACCCCCCTCTCCAATACTGGAGGAACACGCTCTTCAAACCGTATTGCTGCGAAGAAGGAGACCAAGGGAACGAAGCAAGCTGGGCCGAGCCAGAAGAGAGCTCCACCTGCTCCTCGTGATCGCTCCTCTTCTCAGGAAACTCTCAAGAACTCGAGTGATTCATCCCAGGAACCTCCCTTCAGCAGCTTTAGCAGCTACAACACCAATGA TAGCCACCCAGCTGAGCAGGTCCAGGGAAGCCCGGCTCTCGCTCACCGTAATCCTCAGGTTCATGGCACCGTTGCTACGTCCTCTGGTCCTTCCAACAACGCAGCTGGAACATTGACAGCTGGTGACGTCGCTCTAGAAATCTATGGCAACAGAATCGTGATCGACAGCACTCTCGGCAAAAAGCTAGCCGGTGAAGCATCCCTACGACCCATCCGACAGCGTCGTTCTGACATGGTTCTCAACATGGAGCGCCGTAGCAATGTCGAAGCCTTCTTGGCTCATCTCACTGGAGTCCAGGTCAGCCGTTCTTGCAAGAATTGCTCCAAAGGACACGGTCCCTGGTCTGAGTGTATCATCTATGATGGCCAGATGTGTGGTAGCTGCACAAACTGCTGGTTCAATGCCAGTGGTTCTCGTTGCACTTTCCACG AGAACAACCAGAACTCCATCTATGCCCCGGCACCATTGTACCACCCCCAATCTGCGGGAATGCCAACCCAGCCTTTTCAATACGCCCAGCTTAATCCCCTGGCGCTTCCCCAGGGCATCCTCCCTATGAACCCAGGAGCTGCCGTGTCTGTTTACGTGGATCCTCAAATGCGCAACCAGTTCGCTATGAACATGATCCAAGCCTTGGGACTCGGTTCCGGCAGATAG
- a CDS encoding hypothetical protein (EggNog:ENOG41), with product MVGNVVSNVAAMSQGERKFAQVERAAEELGIRLAELHDFLATSDGNDFMTQLSGVAGPQQISSGDDHTQEPLSQEPSSQDNAHQEHASGDSSSEDSSSYEPSSPEQSAQQASSQEGFSQENVEARPMTLTLLNTPPYEN from the coding sequence ATGGTCGGCAATGTTGTCTCAAATGTCGCTGCTATGAGCCAAGGAGAACGAAAGTTTGCACAGGTAGAGAGGGCTGCCGAGGAGCTCGGCATTCGCCTCGCGGAGTTGCATGACTTCCTTGCCACTTCTGACGGCAACGATTTCATGACCCAGCTTTCTGGGGTGGCTGGTCCCCAGCAAATCTCTTCTGGTGATGACCACACCCAGGAGCCACTCTCCCAAGAGCCTTCTTCACAGGACAATGCCCACCAGGAGCACGCTTCCGGAGACAGTTCTTCCGAAGACAGTTCTTCCTACGAGCCTTCCTCTCCAGAGCAGTCTGCTCAGCAAGCCTCGTCACAGGAAGGATTTTCTCAGGAGAATGTCGAAGCACGTCCTATGACATTGACTCTCTTAAACACCCCGCCATATGAGAACTGA